The window GGGCCAGGCGCAACCCGGGCAGTCGAATCCATGCCGCTGATTGAGCCGTGCCAGGGTGGCCAGTGTGCGGACCGGACCCATTTCGGCCAGCCCGCGCTGCATGCTGACCATCACGGCCTTCACCCCGGCGGCCTCGTGTTTGGCGTCGCTGACGTGTACCACGTGCTCGTCGTAGTCGGCGGGGATGTCGCGGCCGATGCTCATGCCCTCAAATCTAGGCTGCGGAGCTGACCGTCCGCATTCACCTGCCCGATTTGGCAGTCGCCTTGCCGCTGGCCGGGTGTGCGTCGCGCTTGCCCGACGCTCGCACCGGGCACGGCCGTGCCGCCTGCCGAACTCTTCTCTGCGACGGCTGGCGCCGAAGCCGACCGCTGCGGCCGGCGAGCCGGATCCGCCGTTCTGCACGGCCACGACGTCATGCAGTACCTTGTGGACTACGTCGACCATTGCGGCCATTCCCGGACTTTGTTGCCGATCACGCCGCTATCTGGCGTTGACGCCGGCGTAACAAGTTCGGAATCGAAGCTTCCTAGTGTTGGCCGGTCACACATCCGCGAGCAGACGCGGACGTCTTGGGTGCAGAGGAAGATTCAGTTGAGCGGAAACGCGGCCCGTCTCCAGGCGATCGTCAATGTCGAGGCCTACGAGCCTCCCCCGATCAGCTTCGATCCAGGCGAGGCGCCGGGCGAGATCTTCGGATCGAACGTCTTCACCCTGGCGGAGATGCGGTTGCGGTTGCCGAAGTCGGTCTACAAGTCGGTCGTCGCGACCGTCGAGAAGGGTGCGAAGCTCGATCCGGCAGTCGCCGACGCCGTCGCCTCGGTGATGAAGGACTGGGCGCTGTCGAAGGGCGCGACCCACTACGCACACGTCTTCTACCCCATGACTGGGCTGACCGCCGAGAAGCACGACAGCTTCCTGGAGCCGGTGGGTGACGGCGCGACGCTCGCCGAATTCGCGGGCAAGACCCTCATCCAAGGCGAGCCCGACGCGTCCAGCTTCCCGTCGGGCGGTCTGCGTAGCACCTTCGAGGCGCGCGGCTACACCGGATGGGACGTCACCAGCCCGGCCTACATCCTGGAGAACCCGAACGGCAACACGCTGTGCATCCCGACGGTGTTCGTCTCGATGACCGGTGAGGCGCTGGACTACAAGACGCCGCTGCTGCGTAGCCAGCAGGCCATGGGCGCCCAGGCCGAGCGCATCCTGAAGCTGTTCGGCCACAAGGATTTCGACCACATCGTGTCGTTCTGCGGGCCCGAGCAGGAGTACTTCCTGGTAGACCGCCACTTCTTCCTGGCTCGCCCCGACCTGATCAACTCGGGTCGTACGCTGTTCGGTGCGAAGCCGCCCAAGGGCCAGGAATTCGACGACCACTACTTCGGCGCCATCCCGGACCGGGTGCTGGCCTTCATGATGGACACCGAGCGTGAGCTGTTCAAGCTCGGCATCCCGGCCAAGACCCGGCACAATGAGGTCGCGCCAGGTCAATTCGAGATCGCGCCGATGTTCGAGCGGGCCAATCTCGCCGCCGACCATCAGCAGCTGTTGATGACAACGTTCCGCAAGATCGCCAAGAAGCACGGCATGGAGTGCCTGTTTCACGAGAAGCCGTTTGCCGGTGTCAACGGTTCGGGCAAGCACGTGAATTTCTCGATGGGCAATGCGCAGTTCGGCAGCCTGCTGGTGCCCGGCGACACCCCCCACGAGAACGCGCAGTTCCTGGTGTTCTGCGCGGCGGTCATCCGGGCGGTGCACAAGTACGGCGGCCTGCTGCGGGTCTCGGTGGCCTCTGCCACCAACGATCACCGGCTGGGCGCCAACGAGGCTCCGCCGGCCATCATCTCGATCTTCCTCGGCGATCAGCTGGCCGACGTGTTCGAGCAGATCGCCAAGGGGGCGGCCACGTCGTCAAAGGGCAAGGGCACCATGATCATCGGTGTCGACACGCTGCCCGAGCTGCCGACCGACCCGGGTGACCGCAACCGCACCAGCCCATTCGCGTTCACCGGCAACCGCTTCGAGTTCCGCGCTCCGGGCTCGGGGCAGACGATCAACGTGCCGATGATCATCCTCAACACGATCATGGCCGACTCGCTCGACTATATGGCCACCGTGCTGGACGGGGCCGTCGCCGACGGCGAGAACTTCGACCAGGCCGTGCAGAAACTGCTGACCGAGATCATCACCGAGCACGGCGCCGTCGTGTTCAACGGTGACGGCTACTCCGAGAACTGGCAGATCGAAGCGGCCGAGCGCGGCCTGCCGAACCTCAAGACGACGCTCGATGCCATCCCGCAGCTGGTGACGCCGGAGGCGATCGAGGTCTTCGAGAGGTACGGCGTCTTCAACTCGCGCGAGCTGCACAGCCGCAAAGAGGTCCGCTATGAGACCTACGCCCTGACCGTCAATGTCGAGGCCAAGCTGACGCTGGAAATCGGGTCGACGGTGATCCTGCCCGCGGCCATTCGGTACCAGACCGAGCTGGCGCAGAACGTCGCGGCGCTGAAGAAGGCTGGGGTGGCTGCGGACACGACGTTGCTCGAGACTGTGTCCACGCCGATTCCGGAGCTGACTGCGGCGCTGGCAGCACTCAAGACGGCGATCGATGTGCACGGCGGCGATTCTGGCAAGGAAGAGGCCGAGCACGCGGCGAGCCTGCTGCCCTTGATGGACGCCGTGCGTTCGGCCGCTGACACGCTGGAAAGCGTTGTCGCCGATGATCTCTGGCCGCTGCCGACCTACCAGGAGATGCTCTACATACTCTGAGTGTCGTTGCCTTGCCGACGCCGGCGGCCCGAGTTCGCTGACGCCGCTGGAGGTCAGCCGAAATGACGGGCCGAGGGCGATCGTCATGATCACGCCTCGACCCCCTCGACGTCGAGGCCACGTCCGCCGCCGTCCATGCCGACTGGGATGAGGGCCGTTCCCGCGGCGTGGTCGGCTCACCGCACTTCTTCACTGGCGACGGGGGAAGCTGGTTTTGTCCCAGCCTGGCGATCAGCCGCGACGACGTGGGCAACTTCGCGATCGCCTGGAAGCAGGACACGGAGGCATTCGTCGACCGCGTCTTCGGCTGAGCCTGGCCGGCTCATCGGGACCGCCGTGGTCAGCTCGATGAATCTGAGGCCGGCTGGATCTCTTTCCCGATTGAGATTAAATGACGGTGCCCGCGGTACCGTCATCGCGCACGACGGGTTGCCCGGCCTCCCGCCATGCCTTCATCCCTCCGGCCAGGTTGTAGACGGTAACCCCGGCGGCGGCGAGGTTCTTTGCCGCTGAACCGGATCTGTTGCCTGACCGGCACACCGCGACAACGGGCGCGGTGGTGTCGAGGGTGCGCGCGTCGAGGTCGCCAAGGCGTACATGAACCGCGCCGGGTGCATGTCCGGCTGCCCACTCTTCGTCCTCCCGAACGTCGAGCAGGACGGCGCCGGACTCGTCGACAAGCCGCATCGCCCCGACCGGATCGACTTCCAATACGTTCATCACGCTTTACCTTTCACTCGGATCGCAGACCTGATGTCGTCGGCGGGGATCTCCTTGGTGCAGCAGAACCAGTCTCCGCAGTGCAGCCCATCGGCCGGTGTCGCGCCTTTCGCAGTCAGCCGAGACGACAAGCCGATGTCTGGCGAGTGGGGCTAGCCTGCCGTCGCGCGCACGTCGTGGCCGGAGATGAGTCGGCGCAGTGGGCAGAATCCATGTCGGCTGCAGGCGAAGTACATTCCGCCGGCAATGACGGTCAGAGTCGCCGCGGCCACCCCCACGGCCAGGTGGATCTCCTGGGCGAGGATTACTGACGACATCACCAGGACAAACCAGCCGAAGGCCTTGCGCAGCGCATCGGGGTCGATCATGGCGGTGAGTCGGGCACCGATGAAGGCGCCGATGACTGCCGCGGCGGTAACCGCGAGCGCTACCGTCCAGTTGATGTGAACGCTTAACAGGTATCCGCTCAGGCCCGCGAACGACTTCATCGCGATCACGACTAACGACGTGCCGACGGCGATGGGCATCGGCAAGCCACCGAGCAGTGCCAGTGCCGGCACCACAAGGAATCCGCCGCCGGCGCCGACGAGACCGGTCACCAGGCCCACGACGAGACCCTCGGCGACGATCTTGCCGAAGTGCAGCCGATGTGTGCCGTCGGTCGGCACCACGTTCTTTCGTCCGCGCAACATGGCGATGGCGGTGGCGATCATCATCAGGGCGAACCCGATGAGCAGGATCGTTCCCGGAATGAATCGGGCCAGAACGCCGCCGAGGTAGGCCCCGGCCATGCCCGCCCCGCCGAAGATCAGGCCGGTGCGCCATTGCACGCGGCCCGCCTTTGCATGCGACACAGCGCCGACCGCGCTGGTCACGCCGACGACCAGCAACGAGGTGGCAATGGCCTGTTTTGCGTCCATCCCGGCGACGTAGGCCAGTAGCGGTACGGTCAGAATCGATCCGCCGCCTCCGAGCAGGCCAAGGGCGACACCGACGAACACGGCCAGGGCAACTGTCACGATGATCATGTCGGCTATTTCGCCTTCTGGTCAGCGGAGGAACTGATGAGCTGGGCGACGACCGTCTGGGCGTCACAGGTAACGCCGCGGTTGTAGGGCAGCTTCGACAAGGCCATACCCATCGCGCAGGTATTGGTCAGGGATGCGAACGTCAGTCCGCCTCCGATCGCCGCGGCGACCCACTTGAGCTTTGGTGCGGCGAGGCTGCCCAGAACGCTGGTCAGCACGATCGAACCGGCGACGAGTCGGACCTGGCGTTCAAGGTCCCAGCGCTGCGCGCCGCGCCGGACCGCGAACCCCTTCGCCTCCCAGGCCGTGATGCCGCCGTCGAGGATGTGCACGTTGTCCAGACCGGCGGCTCGTAGGGTCTCCTCGGCTTGCGAGGCCCGTTGACCAGAGCGGCATACCAAGACGACGTCTTCGTCAAGGTGGCCGATGATCTCGTCGCGGTGCTCGCGCAGTAGGTCCAGCGGGACGTTATATGCACCGGCGATGTGGACGGTCTCGAATTCGCCCGGGGTTCGGACATCCAGAATCCGCGGCGGCGAAGCCGAGCCGAGGCGGTCGCTGAGGTCCTGCGAGTCGATGGTGGCGGGAGCGGTCATGGAAAGGGTCCTTCCGTCAGGCCGGTGATGGCGAAAGCCCCTAGGCCTTCGATACCACCAGGGGTATACTTAATTTACATGGTAGACATACCCCCATCGGTACTGTCAAGGCCGGAATAAGATACCCCCTAGGGTACCTGATATACCCATAGGGGTACATGCCGGGATGGCATTACCAAGGTTCCAAAGAGAAAGAAGACGACGATGATCCTGCAGCAGTACTACCTGGACTGCCTGTCCCACGCTTCCTATCTGATCGGCGACGAAACCACCGGTCGCGCAGTTGTTGTCGACCCGCAACGCGTCGTGGCCGAGTACGTGAGCGATGCCAAACAGCTCGGTTTGACCATCGAACTGGTCATCGAGACCCACTTTCACGCCGACTTCTTGTCGGGCCACCTCGAGCTGGCGAAGGCGACCGGCGCGAAGATCGTCTACTCCTCGGTCGCCGAGACCGAATTCGAGTCGATGGGTGTCGCCGACGGTGAGCGCTATTCGCTCGGCGACGTGACGCTGGAGTTCCGCCACACCCCGGGGCACACGCCCGAGTCCCTGAGCATCGTGGTCTACGAGCACGCCGACGACACCGTTCCCTACGGTGTGATGACCGGCGACACCCTGTTCATCGGCGACGTTGGCCGCCCCGACCTGTTGGCCTCGATCGGCTTCACCCGTGACGAGCTCGCCGACAAGCTGTACGACTCGCTGCACGACAAGCTGATGACGCTGCCCGACGCCACCCGGGTGTATCCGGCACACGGCGCGGGCTCGGCGTGCGGCAAGAACCTGTCCACCGATCTTTGGTCGACGATGGGTGACCAGAAAGCAACGAACTACGCGCTGCGGGCCCCCGACAAGGCGACCTTCATGAACCTCGTCACAGAGGGGCAGCCACCCGCGCCCGGCTACTTCGTCTACGACGCCATCCTCAACCGCAAGGACCGCGGACTGCTGGACGAGACCGAGATGCCGGCGGCCATGACCTACGAGCAGGTCCGTGCCGCCCTCGACGGCGGAGCCGTCCTGGTGGACGGGCGCACTCCCGAGGAGTTCGCCCAGGGTCATCTGCGTCAGGCGATCAACATCGGACTCGAAGGTCGTTACGCCGAGTTCGCCGGATCAGTGCTCAAGTCCGACGTCGACATCGTGCTGTTCACCGAGCCTGGTCAGGAGCTCGAGGGCAAGAATCGGCTGGCCCGGATTGGCTTCGATCGGGTGATCGGTTACCTGGCCGACCCATATCGGGCGATGTTCGCCCACCAGGACGACGTCCAGGTGGCGTCGCGGTTGACGGCCAAAGCGTTCGACGAGCGGGCGTCGCACATGCGCGACCTGCAGATCGTCGACGTCCGCAACCCGGGCGAGGTCGAGGCCGGGTCCATCCCGAACGCAATCCCGATCGCGGTGGGCCAGCTGCCCGCCCGGCTGGGTGAGCTCGACGCCACCAAGCCGACAGTCGTCTACTGCGCCGGCGGTTACCGGTCGTCGGTCGCGGCCAGCCTGCTGCGCCAGAACGGCTTCACCGACGTCAGCGACATCCTGGGCGGTTACGGCGCCTGGGCCGACGCAGTTCAAAATGCCTGAGCCAGCCAGAACGCTTGAAGATCGAGGAGACCACAGATCATGACCATCAAGGCCAAACACCAGATCCTGATCGTCGGCGGCGGAACCGCCGGCATCACCGTTGCGGCCCGGCTGCTCCGCAAGGGCTACACGGACGTCGCGGTCATCGAGCCGTCGGACAAGCACTACTACCAACCGCTGTGGACGCTCGTCGGCGGCGGACAGGTGAAGGCCTCGACCACCGAGCGCGACGAATCCTCAGTCATGCCCAAGGGGGCGACCTGGATCAAGAACGCCGCCAGTGCCTTTGATCCCGACGCCAACACGGTGACCTGCGCCGACGGGTCGAGCTACGCATACGACGTGCTCGTCGTAAGCCCGGGCATCCAGCTCGACTGGAACCGCACCGAGGGCCTGGAGGATGCCCTGGGCCGCGGCGGGGTGTCGTCGAACTACCGGTTCGACCTCGCGCCGCGCACCTGGGACTTCATCCGCAATCTTCGGTCGGGCACCGCTGTGTTCACGGTTCCCTCCGGCGCGATCAAGTGCGCCGGAGCGCCGCAGAAGATCGCCTACCTGGCATCGGACTACTGGCGCAAGCAGGGTGTGCTCAAAGACATCGACGTCCACCTGGTGATGCCGGGGGCGCGGCCGTTCGGGATTCCGGCGATCGCGGACAGCCTCGACAAGGTCATCGCCGACTACGGCATCACCTTGCACACCAATTCCGAGGTGACGTCCGTCGACGCGACATCGCATAAGGTCGGCATCACCAGTGTCGCCGCAGGCGGGACCGACGCCATGCTGCCCTACGACGTATTGCACGCCGTGCCGCGGCAGTCGGCGCCGGACTGGATCAAGTCCAGCCCGCTGTCGACCGGTGATGCAATGGGCTACGTCGACATCGACAAGCACACCATGCAGCACGTGCGGTACCCGAATGTGTTCAGCCTGGGTGACGCCGGTTCCTCGCCGAACTCGAAGACCGGTGCCGCGATCCGCAAACAGGCGCCCGTGGTCGTCGACAACATCGACGCGTTCCTGAATAAGCGACCACTGCGCGCGTCATACGACGGTTACTCGTCGTGCCCGATCACCACCTCGTCGCACGCGATGCTGCTTGCCGAGTTCGACTACGACCTGCAGCTAGAACCCACGTTCCCACTGCTCAATCCGACCACGCCGCACCGCGCATATTGGTACTTGAAGAAATACGGGCTCCCATTCATGTACTGGAACCTGATGCTCAAGGGATTGGCTTAGCAATTCGATTGCAGCACGATGTGATGCGTTCGGTGCCCGTGAGTCAGCGGTGCCGGTCTTACGGCCATCGGCAGACATCTACCCCAATCGGTCCTGCTGATCGGCTTCGCCGTGGTGATGGTGGTCGCAGGGATCCGATTGCTCCAGGACAACGGCGACACCGGCACTGCATGCAAGGTCGGCGATTCCGGCATCAAGTTGGCGTCACTGTGCCCGGAGATCCATCCCCGCCGGGTTCCTCGTCGGTTTGCTCACCGGGCTGTTCGGTGTCGGTGGGGAACCTGCCCGGCTGAACTCGCCGAGTCGTTGAAACGAGGAATTCCCGACTAGCATCTCGCGCCGACGGCGACGATGGATGCGCCGACGGTGATGAGGAGACAATTCGTGCCAGAACAGCGCGCCGACCTCGTCGCCGGCGTGACCGTGCTGGGCAATCTGGCCATCGACGTGATCAACGGCGGGCCGAAGACCCCCGGCGGGTGCGCGTCGTTCTCCGGCGTGGCCATGGAGGCTGCGGGCGCACCGGGCGGCATCGTCGCGCTGGCCGCCGCTGACGACCGGCCGTTGTTCGACCCGCTGCTCGACCGGTTCGGGTCGATGATCCGGATCCTGACGGCGGACTGCACGAGCTCGTTCCGGTTGGACTACGAGGATGTGGATCACCGAAGGATGTCGGTGGAGGCCATCGGCCCGGTGTGGGGCGCAGCCGAGGTCGAAGCCGCGGCTCCCACGACGACGTGGGTGCACCTCGCGCCGCTGCTGCGTACCGACTTTCCCGCCCAGACGCTGGCTCTTCTGGCGCAGCGAGGCCACCGGGTCGCCTACGACGGCCAGGGCCTGGTCCGCGCCGACCAGCTTGGGCCGCTGGTCGTGCACCGCCACTACCCGCCGGAGCTGCTGGCAAACCTCAGCATCCTGAAGCTGGCCGAGGACGAGGCCATCATCGTCGCCGACGGACCGTTCGACGAAGCGACCGCGGCCCGCCTCGGGGTGCCCGAGATTCTGGTGACCTACGGATCCGAGGGGTGCGACATCTATACCGGGGACACCTGCGTGCGAGTGCCGGCCGCCTGGCGGGTGGAGGGTGTCCAAACCACCGGGGCCGGTGACATGTTCACCACCTGTTATGTGGCAAATCGCGCGGCGGGCGCCGATCCTCGCGCCGCAGCCAAAGAGGCCAGTGAACTCGTCGCCGGTGAACTGGAGAAACGACTGGGGGTGCGCCGGTAACTGAGAGCTACCCGCGAGTAGCAAATCTCTTAGAGATTCCCGTTCTCGACAAGTGATGAACGACACACTTTTGTCTCACCGATTGCTGAATCACGGCTGTGAGCTGCATCTTCGTGCGACCCGTTGCGGCGTGTCAACGTCGAACGCCGGTATAGCTTGCCTAAGAAAGTGCAATAATCGGTACTGCGAGTGACAGCAATCGAACCTGGCTGTGCGACTCCGGCGGCGCGTCCACACGTCTGCGACACGGAATCGGCTACCGAAAACAGACGAAAGGCGGGCACGTGGGTCCGAACGGCAACGGAGCTACGGGTAACCGACAAAAACTCGAAAAGGTCGTTATCCGCTTCGCGGGTGACTCCGGTGACGGTATGCAACTCACCGGCGACCGATTCACCACCGAAGCCGCGCTGTTCGGCAATGACCTTGCGACACAACCGAATTACCCCGCCGAGATCCGCGCGCCACAGGGCACGCTGCCCGGTGTGTCGTCGTTCCAGATCCAGATCGCCGACTACGACATCCTGACCGCCGGGGATCGCCCCGATGTCCTGGTCGCGATGAACCCAGCGGCGCTGAAGGCCAACCTGGCCGACCTGCCGCGCGGCGGCCTGGTGATCGCGAACTCCGACGAGTTCACCAAGCGCAACCTGGCCAAGGTCGGCTACGAGACCAATCCGCTGGAGACCGAGGAACTCGCCGAGTTCGTCGTCCACGCCATCCCGATGACCACCCTGACGCTGGGTGCCGTCGAGGAGATCGGCGCATCCAAGAAGGACGGACAGCGGGCGAAGAACATGTTCGCGCTCGGTCTGCTGTCCTGGATGTACGGCCGGCCGGTCGAGACCAGCGAGACGTTCATCCGGGAAAAGTTCGCCCGCAAGCCCGATGTCGCCGAAGCCAACGTCCTGGCCCTGAGAGCCGGCTGGAACTACGGCGAGACCACCGAGGCGTTCGGCACCACCTACGAGGTCGCGCCGGCCAAGCTCGAGCCTGGCGAGTACCGGCAGATCTCGGGCAACACCGCGCTGGCATACGGCGTGATCGCCGCCGGCCAGCTCGCCGACATCCAGGTGATCCTGGGCAGCTACCCGATCACCCCGGCCTCGGACATCCTGCACGAGCTGTCCAAGCACAAGAATTTCAACGTCCTGACCTTCCAGGCCGAGGACGAGATCGCCGGTATCGGCGCCGCGATCGGCGCCTCCTACGGCGGCGCGCTGGGCGTGACGAGCACGTCGGGCCCGGGTGTCTCGCTGAAGTCCGAGGCCATCGGCCTCGCCGTGATGACCGAGCTTCCGCTGCTGGTGATCGACGTCCAGCGCGGTGGCCCGTCGACGGGGCTTCCCACCAAGACCGAACAGGCCGACCTGCTGCAGGCGATGTTCGGCCGCAACGGCGAGTCGCCGGTGCCGGTGCTGGCCGCCCGGTCGCCCTCGGACTGCTTCGAGGTGGCCATCGAGGCCGCGCGTATCGCGCTGACCTACCGCACACCGGTGATCCTGCTGTCCGACGGCGCGATCGCCAACGGCTCGGAGCCGTGGCGCATCCCCGGGGTCGGCAGCTTCGAGCCGATCGAGACCAACCTGGCCCGACCCGGTGAGGACTTCGCGCCCTACAACCGCGACCCGGAGACCCTGGCCCGCCAGTTCGCCATCCCCGGCACGCCGGGACTGGAGCACCGCATCGGTGGTCTGGAGTCGGCCAACGGCTCGGGCAACATCTCCTACGAGCCGGCCAACCACGACCTGATGGTCCGGTTGCGGCAGGCCAAGATCGACGGCATCGCGGTGCCCGACCTCGAGGTCGACGACCCGACCGGCGACGCCGAGTTGCTGCTGCTCGGATGGGGCAGCTCGTTCGGCCCGATCGGGGAGGCGTGCCGCCGAGCCCGCCGGCGCGGCATCAAGGTCGCCCACGCCCAGCTGCGCCACCTCAACCCGTTCCCGGCCAACCTCGGCGAGGTGCTGCGGCGCTACCCGAAGGTGGTCGTACCGGAGATGAATCTGGGCCAGCTGGCGCTGCTGCTGCGCGGCAAGTATCTGGTCGACGTCCAGTCCGTGACCAAGGTGCACGGCATGGCGTTCCTGGCTGACGAGGTGGCGGGCATCATCGACAGTGCCCTCGATGGAACGTTGAGTGAGAAGGAAAGCGACAAGGCCAAGTTCGCCAGGCTGGCGGCGGCTACCGCGGGAGTGAGCGCATGATTGATCTGATCGGAGCGGATCTGCTGGCACCGGTGTCCAAGATCGCCGGAGTACCGACCGCCGACGAGCCGCAGAAGGCCAAGGACTTCACCACCGACCAGGAGGTCCGCTGGTGCCCCGGCTGCGGTGACTACGTCATCCTCAACACCATCCGCAACTTCCTGCCGGAACTCGGCCTGCGCCGGGAGAACATCGCGTTCGTCAGCGGCATCGGCTGCTCGAGCCGCTTCCCGTATTACCTGGAGAGCTACGGCTTCCACTCGATCCACGGGCGCGCGCCGACCATCGCCACCGGCTTGGCGCTGGCCCGGCCCGACCTGTCGGTCTGGGTCGTCACCGGGGACGGCGACGCCCTGTCGATCGGCGGCAACCACCTGATCCACGCGCTGCGCCGCAACCTCAACATCACGATCCTGCTGTTCAACAACCGGATCTACGGGCTGACCAAGGGTCAGTACTCGCCGACCTCCGAGGTCGGCAAGGTCACCAAGTCCACCCCGATGGGTTCGCTGGACTATCCGTTCAACCCGGTGTCGCTGGCGCTGGGTGCCGAGGCGACCTTCGTCGGGCGGGCGCTGGACTCCGACCGCAAGGGTCTGTCGGAGGTCCTTCGCGCGGCGGCCGAGCACCGCGGTGCCGCACTGGTCGAGATCCTGCAGGACTGCCCGATCTTCAATGACGGCTCCTTCGACGTGCTGCGCAAGGAGGGCGCCGAGGAGCGGGTCATCAATGTCCACCAGGGA is drawn from Candidatus Mycolicibacterium alkanivorans and contains these coding sequences:
- a CDS encoding NAD(P)/FAD-dependent oxidoreductase; this encodes MTIKAKHQILIVGGGTAGITVAARLLRKGYTDVAVIEPSDKHYYQPLWTLVGGGQVKASTTERDESSVMPKGATWIKNAASAFDPDANTVTCADGSSYAYDVLVVSPGIQLDWNRTEGLEDALGRGGVSSNYRFDLAPRTWDFIRNLRSGTAVFTVPSGAIKCAGAPQKIAYLASDYWRKQGVLKDIDVHLVMPGARPFGIPAIADSLDKVIADYGITLHTNSEVTSVDATSHKVGITSVAAGGTDAMLPYDVLHAVPRQSAPDWIKSSPLSTGDAMGYVDIDKHTMQHVRYPNVFSLGDAGSSPNSKTGAAIRKQAPVVVDNIDAFLNKRPLRASYDGYSSCPITTSSHAMLLAEFDYDLQLEPTFPLLNPTTPHRAYWYLKKYGLPFMYWNLMLKGLA
- a CDS encoding PfkB family carbohydrate kinase gives rise to the protein MPEQRADLVAGVTVLGNLAIDVINGGPKTPGGCASFSGVAMEAAGAPGGIVALAAADDRPLFDPLLDRFGSMIRILTADCTSSFRLDYEDVDHRRMSVEAIGPVWGAAEVEAAAPTTTWVHLAPLLRTDFPAQTLALLAQRGHRVAYDGQGLVRADQLGPLVVHRHYPPELLANLSILKLAEDEAIIVADGPFDEATAARLGVPEILVTYGSEGCDIYTGDTCVRVPAAWRVEGVQTTGAGDMFTTCYVANRAAGADPRAAAKEASELVAGELEKRLGVRR
- a CDS encoding rhodanese-like domain-containing protein, which codes for MNVLEVDPVGAMRLVDESGAVLLDVREDEEWAAGHAPGAVHVRLGDLDARTLDTTAPVVAVCRSGNRSGSAAKNLAAAGVTVYNLAGGMKAWREAGQPVVRDDGTAGTVI
- a CDS encoding sulfite exporter TauE/SafE family protein; protein product: MIIVTVALAVFVGVALGLLGGGGSILTVPLLAYVAGMDAKQAIATSLLVVGVTSAVGAVSHAKAGRVQWRTGLIFGGAGMAGAYLGGVLARFIPGTILLIGFALMMIATAIAMLRGRKNVVPTDGTHRLHFGKIVAEGLVVGLVTGLVGAGGGFLVVPALALLGGLPMPIAVGTSLVVIAMKSFAGLSGYLLSVHINWTVALAVTAAAVIGAFIGARLTAMIDPDALRKAFGWFVLVMSSVILAQEIHLAVGVAAATLTVIAGGMYFACSRHGFCPLRRLISGHDVRATAG
- a CDS encoding MBL fold metallo-hydrolase, with product MILQQYYLDCLSHASYLIGDETTGRAVVVDPQRVVAEYVSDAKQLGLTIELVIETHFHADFLSGHLELAKATGAKIVYSSVAETEFESMGVADGERYSLGDVTLEFRHTPGHTPESLSIVVYEHADDTVPYGVMTGDTLFIGDVGRPDLLASIGFTRDELADKLYDSLHDKLMTLPDATRVYPAHGAGSACGKNLSTDLWSTMGDQKATNYALRAPDKATFMNLVTEGQPPAPGYFVYDAILNRKDRGLLDETEMPAAMTYEQVRAALDGGAVLVDGRTPEEFAQGHLRQAINIGLEGRYAEFAGSVLKSDVDIVLFTEPGQELEGKNRLARIGFDRVIGYLADPYRAMFAHQDDVQVASRLTAKAFDERASHMRDLQIVDVRNPGEVEAGSIPNAIPIAVGQLPARLGELDATKPTVVYCAGGYRSSVAASLLRQNGFTDVSDILGGYGAWADAVQNA
- a CDS encoding glutamine synthetase III family protein; the encoded protein is MSGNAARLQAIVNVEAYEPPPISFDPGEAPGEIFGSNVFTLAEMRLRLPKSVYKSVVATVEKGAKLDPAVADAVASVMKDWALSKGATHYAHVFYPMTGLTAEKHDSFLEPVGDGATLAEFAGKTLIQGEPDASSFPSGGLRSTFEARGYTGWDVTSPAYILENPNGNTLCIPTVFVSMTGEALDYKTPLLRSQQAMGAQAERILKLFGHKDFDHIVSFCGPEQEYFLVDRHFFLARPDLINSGRTLFGAKPPKGQEFDDHYFGAIPDRVLAFMMDTERELFKLGIPAKTRHNEVAPGQFEIAPMFERANLAADHQQLLMTTFRKIAKKHGMECLFHEKPFAGVNGSGKHVNFSMGNAQFGSLLVPGDTPHENAQFLVFCAAVIRAVHKYGGLLRVSVASATNDHRLGANEAPPAIISIFLGDQLADVFEQIAKGAATSSKGKGTMIIGVDTLPELPTDPGDRNRTSPFAFTGNRFEFRAPGSGQTINVPMIILNTIMADSLDYMATVLDGAVADGENFDQAVQKLLTEIITEHGAVVFNGDGYSENWQIEAAERGLPNLKTTLDAIPQLVTPEAIEVFERYGVFNSRELHSRKEVRYETYALTVNVEAKLTLEIGSTVILPAAIRYQTELAQNVAALKKAGVAADTTLLETVSTPIPELTAALAALKTAIDVHGGDSGKEEAEHAASLLPLMDAVRSAADTLESVVADDLWPLPTYQEMLYIL
- a CDS encoding rhodanese-like domain-containing protein; this encodes MTAPATIDSQDLSDRLGSASPPRILDVRTPGEFETVHIAGAYNVPLDLLREHRDEIIGHLDEDVVLVCRSGQRASQAEETLRAAGLDNVHILDGGITAWEAKGFAVRRGAQRWDLERQVRLVAGSIVLTSVLGSLAAPKLKWVAAAIGGGLTFASLTNTCAMGMALSKLPYNRGVTCDAQTVVAQLISSSADQKAK
- a CDS encoding 2-oxoacid:acceptor oxidoreductase subunit alpha — encoded protein: MGPNGNGATGNRQKLEKVVIRFAGDSGDGMQLTGDRFTTEAALFGNDLATQPNYPAEIRAPQGTLPGVSSFQIQIADYDILTAGDRPDVLVAMNPAALKANLADLPRGGLVIANSDEFTKRNLAKVGYETNPLETEELAEFVVHAIPMTTLTLGAVEEIGASKKDGQRAKNMFALGLLSWMYGRPVETSETFIREKFARKPDVAEANVLALRAGWNYGETTEAFGTTYEVAPAKLEPGEYRQISGNTALAYGVIAAGQLADIQVILGSYPITPASDILHELSKHKNFNVLTFQAEDEIAGIGAAIGASYGGALGVTSTSGPGVSLKSEAIGLAVMTELPLLVIDVQRGGPSTGLPTKTEQADLLQAMFGRNGESPVPVLAARSPSDCFEVAIEAARIALTYRTPVILLSDGAIANGSEPWRIPGVGSFEPIETNLARPGEDFAPYNRDPETLARQFAIPGTPGLEHRIGGLESANGSGNISYEPANHDLMVRLRQAKIDGIAVPDLEVDDPTGDAELLLLGWGSSFGPIGEACRRARRRGIKVAHAQLRHLNPFPANLGEVLRRYPKVVVPEMNLGQLALLLRGKYLVDVQSVTKVHGMAFLADEVAGIIDSALDGTLSEKESDKAKFARLAAATAGVSA